In a genomic window of Polycladomyces abyssicola:
- a CDS encoding nitrilase-related carbon-nitrogen hydrolase codes for MRIGLAQIRPALGRLDRNLALHREMIQQAKENQVDLLIFPELSLTGYQLQDLTYEVARTMDHPEIQELVSLSEEMDLVFGMVEESPDHILYNAGVYASGGRIVHVHRKVYLPTYGMFDEARYFGRGRNIRSFETRFGRMGMLICEDMWHVSVPYLLAQDGAEWLIVLSNSPARRVGSEGLGSEQVWHRLLSTHAMLHGSYVFFSHRVGVEDGVTFFGGSMAYDPFGRLIKQGALFEPELVLVDVKPDQIRRARFQMPMLRDEDVELTARELNRIIAQRTEEGTRS; via the coding sequence ATGAGAATAGGGTTGGCGCAGATCCGTCCCGCACTGGGACGGTTGGATCGTAATCTCGCATTGCACCGGGAGATGATCCAGCAAGCGAAGGAGAACCAGGTGGATCTCCTCATTTTCCCGGAGCTCAGCTTGACGGGATATCAACTGCAAGATTTAACGTATGAAGTGGCCCGGACGATGGACCATCCCGAGATCCAGGAGCTGGTATCGCTGTCCGAAGAGATGGATCTCGTGTTCGGGATGGTGGAGGAAAGTCCGGATCATATTTTGTATAATGCCGGTGTCTATGCGAGCGGCGGCCGGATCGTGCACGTTCATCGCAAAGTATATCTGCCCACGTACGGCATGTTTGACGAAGCCAGGTATTTCGGGCGTGGGAGAAATATCCGCAGCTTCGAGACCCGATTCGGCCGGATGGGCATGCTGATTTGCGAGGACATGTGGCATGTTTCGGTGCCGTATCTGTTGGCACAGGATGGGGCGGAATGGCTCATCGTTCTGTCCAATTCCCCGGCTCGCCGCGTGGGAAGTGAAGGGTTGGGGTCTGAGCAGGTGTGGCACCGTCTGCTTTCCACTCATGCGATGCTGCATGGGTCTTATGTCTTTTTCTCCCACCGTGTCGGTGTAGAGGACGGTGTCACCTTTTTCGGCGGATCGATGGCCTACGATCCGTTCGGCCGTCTGATCAAGCAAGGTGCCTTGTTCGAGCCGGAATTGGTGCTGGTCGACGTGAAGCCGGATCAGATTCGCCGGGCCCGTTTCCAAATGCCGATGTTGCGCGACGAGGATGTGGAGTTGACGGCGCGTGAACTGAACCGGATCATTGCTCAGCGGACGGAGGAGGGGACCCGGTCATGA
- a CDS encoding NAD+ synthase, whose product MNRIEEMFVQAPYLRVDEKLTVDLLTRALREEVEKAGFDRVILGLSGGIDSALSLYLCVEAFGKDRVTAVRMPYRTSSPSSLADAQAAIDDTGVESITIDITPQIDAYFERFPDATPLRRGNKMARERMTILYDLSAQYNALVIGTSNKTELLLGYGTQYGDMASAVNPLGDLYKTQVRQLSAYLGVPQQIIDKPPSADLWQDQTDEGELGFSYFDVDRLLYYLIDCRYTREQLSELGFPSDFVERVTRRIVRNQYKRRLPVILKLGDRTIGVDFRYLRDWGL is encoded by the coding sequence ATGAACAGGATCGAAGAGATGTTTGTGCAAGCACCGTATTTACGGGTGGATGAAAAACTGACCGTCGATCTCTTGACGCGTGCACTGCGGGAAGAGGTGGAAAAAGCTGGGTTTGATCGGGTCATCCTCGGGTTGTCCGGCGGCATCGATTCCGCTCTGTCGTTGTATCTGTGCGTCGAAGCGTTCGGCAAGGATCGTGTGACGGCTGTGCGGATGCCGTACAGAACGAGCAGTCCGTCCAGTTTGGCCGATGCGCAGGCAGCGATCGACGACACGGGTGTGGAGTCGATCACCATCGATATCACTCCGCAGATCGATGCCTATTTTGAGCGGTTTCCCGATGCCACCCCACTCAGACGGGGAAACAAAATGGCACGCGAACGGATGACGATTTTGTACGACCTGTCCGCCCAATACAACGCATTGGTGATCGGTACCAGCAACAAGACGGAACTGTTGTTGGGTTACGGGACCCAATACGGCGACATGGCGTCGGCGGTCAACCCGCTCGGGGATCTGTACAAAACACAGGTGCGCCAACTGTCTGCCTATCTGGGCGTCCCGCAACAAATCATCGACAAACCGCCGAGCGCTGATCTGTGGCAGGATCAAACCGACGAAGGAGAATTGGGTTTCAGTTACTTCGACGTCGACCGGCTCCTGTACTACTTGATCGATTGCCGCTATACGCGGGAACAGCTGTCGGAGCTGGGGTTCCCATCCGATTTTGTGGAAAGGGTGACTCGCCGGATCGTGCGAAACCAGTACAAACGCCGACTGCCGGTGATTCTGAAGCTGGGAGACCGCACGATCGGCGTCGACTTCCGTTACCTGCGTGATTGGGGTTTGTAA
- a CDS encoding YebC/PmpR family DNA-binding transcriptional regulator, with amino-acid sequence MAGHSKWKNIQHRKGRQDALRGKLFAKLAREIFVAAREGGPDPNNNQRLRLAIAKARSQNMPNDNIERAIKKATGESGGNNYEHIVYEGYGPGGVAVMVEALSDNRNRTAADMRHIFSKRGGNLGESGCVAWMFDRKGLLVIDRSQTDKDEEDILAVALEAGAEDFQTTDQTYEITTDPESFEEVKNALEAEGLSFTTAEVTMVPQNTVQLSGEDVPKMLALMEALEDHDDVQNVYANFDISEEEMEKYNG; translated from the coding sequence ATGGCTGGTCATTCCAAATGGAAAAACATTCAACATCGTAAAGGACGGCAAGACGCACTGAGGGGCAAACTGTTCGCCAAATTGGCTCGCGAAATCTTCGTCGCCGCACGGGAAGGCGGCCCGGATCCCAATAACAACCAGCGGTTGCGCTTGGCCATCGCCAAGGCGCGCTCGCAAAACATGCCCAACGACAACATCGAACGGGCGATCAAAAAGGCGACAGGAGAAAGCGGAGGCAACAACTACGAGCATATCGTGTACGAAGGGTACGGTCCCGGCGGCGTTGCGGTGATGGTGGAGGCACTGTCGGACAACCGCAACCGGACTGCCGCCGACATGCGGCACATTTTTTCCAAACGAGGCGGCAACCTGGGTGAATCCGGCTGTGTGGCCTGGATGTTCGACCGCAAAGGGCTGCTGGTTATCGACCGGAGCCAAACGGACAAGGACGAGGAAGACATTTTGGCTGTGGCGTTGGAAGCCGGAGCGGAGGATTTCCAAACGACGGACCAAACCTATGAAATCACAACCGATCCGGAAAGCTTCGAGGAAGTGAAAAATGCGCTGGAAGCAGAGGGATTGTCCTTCACCACCGCCGAAGTGACGATGGTGCCGCAAAATACGGTCCAGCTGTCGGGAGAAGATGTTCCCAAAATGCTGGCCTTGATGGAAGCGTTGGAAGACCATGACGACGTACAAAACGTCTATGCCAACTTCGACATCAGCGAAGAAGAAATGGAGAAATACAATGGTTAA